One region of Drosophila teissieri strain GT53w chromosome 2L, Prin_Dtei_1.1, whole genome shotgun sequence genomic DNA includes:
- the LOC122625324 gene encoding polyamine-modulated factor 1-binding protein 1: MAFSAEIERVMDQGNCLMPDINICQSDLANPTEPFVTKIMVHYLRCYGFRLEPPYKIGTELGHSSREARVFLIRVCRQVERIVQISFPNKTYNYVDIIKPAVKKTLATLSYLFNHLAYYKVFKKKVLGPVEEAVKLKDSLTAEVKAKSQQLEQCSQKTEDCEVAINQVKKDLQDTQAKLIPLKKTCSEHENSLELLAQQQTELDKRIGHWEQLVVDDSQVTELREKIKSASSHVESCKAELASKKEETNEHRRIIENSKHIATGLEKATAVLSLCKVDDYKESYKQLEAVEKQLPTWTVNYHKRLQDAEAKKQELALCDQRYEERVQENDGENHKLHNELKQLQVDVEDRKKRLEDLSNSLIELDQRSLGQDQLYAMLSEQIYEALGQNWQMNST, from the exons ATGGCGTTTTCAGCCGAAATCGAGAGGGTGATGGACCAGGGCAACTGTCTGATGCCCGACATCAACATTTGCCAGAGCGACTTGGCCAATCCCACCGAGCCATTTGTCACCAAGATCATGGTGCACTATCTGCGCTGTTACGGCTTTCGCCTGGAGCCGCCCTATAAGATTGGCACCGAACTCGGACACTCGTCGCGGGAGGCGCGCGTCTTCCTCATTCGAGTGTGCCGCCAAGTGGAGCGCATTGTCCAGATCAGCTTTCCCAACAAGACCTACAACTATGTGGATATTATAAAACCAG CTGTTAAAAAAACGCTGGCTACCCTGAGCTACCTTTTCAACCACCTGGCCTACTACAAAGTGTTCAAAAAGAAGGTGCTGGGACCTGTAGAGGAGGCCGTTAAGCTGAAGGACTCGCTGACAGCCGAGGTGAAGGCCAAGAGTCAACAGCTGGAGCAATGCAGTCAGAAGACCGAGGATTGCGAAGTGGCCATCAACCAAGTCAAGAAAGATTTGCAGGATACACAAGCAAAGCTTATTCCTTTGAAAAAGACCTGCAGCGAGCATGAAAACTCTCTGGAACTTCTCGCACAGCAGCAAACTGAGCTGGACAAACGTATCGGTCACTGGGAGCAGCTTGTGGTGGATGACAGTCAAGTGACTGAACTGCGAGA GAAGATTAAGAGCGCATCCTCGCATGTCGAGAGCTGCAAGGCGGAGCTGGCCAGCAAAAAAGAGGAGACGAATGAACACCGCCGGATAATCGAAAACAGTAAACATATAGCCACCGGTTTAGAGAAGGCCACGGCTGTGCTTTCGCTGTGCAAAGTGGATGATTACAAGGAGAGCTACAAGCAGCTGGAGGCGGTGGAGAAGCAGTTGCCCACCTGGACGGTCAATTATCACAAGCGCCTTCAGGATGCAGAGGCCAAGAAGCAGGAACTCGCTCTTTGTGATCAGCGGTACGAGGAAAGAGTGCAGGAAAACGATGGCGAGAATCACAAGCTGCATAACGAACTTAAGCAGCTGCAAGTCGATGTTGAGGATCGCAAGAAACGTCTGGAGGATCTAAGTAATAGCTTGATCGAGCTTGACCAGCGAAGTTTGGGGCAAGATCAGCTGTATGCCATGTTAAGTGAGCAAATCTATGAGGCTCTCGGTCAAAACTGGCAGATGAATTCCACTTAA
- the LOC122625331 gene encoding probable 26S proteasome complex subunit sem1 produces MSAPDKEKEKEKEETNNKGEDLGLLEEDDEFEEFPAEDFRVGDDEEELNVWEDNWDDDNVEDDFSQQLKAHLESKKMET; encoded by the exons ATGTCTGCACCAGATAAGGAAAAGGAGAAAGAGAAGGAGGAGACCAACAACAAGGGCGAAGACTTGGGTCTCCTGGAGGAGGACGATGAGTTCGAAGAGTTTCCCGCCGAAG aTTTCCGTGTTGgtgacgacgaggaggagctgaaTGTGTGGGAGGACAACTGGGACGACGACAACGTGGAGGATGACTTCAGCCAGCAGCTAAAGGCCCATCTGGAGAGCAAGAAAATGGAGACGTAA
- the LOC122626690 gene encoding menin has protein sequence MSTITRSASASPMALNGVIDASLFPLKSTADVINLFRRALTSGIEPDLTLLSIVVGYIELSLTTGEAAAHAAQAAAAAVAAGDISQATTGGNDIIMGNSVPFPVVTHELIAGLYKKFQTILSVVEKPKPHRQATREVIKKVSDVIWNSLIRSSYKDRAHLQNLYSYLSGNKLDCFGVALAVVAGCQLLGYKDVRLAISEDHAWVVFGQKRVETIEVTWHGKGSEDKRGQDIRPGIESGSWLYLGGLAVVCERGMEVAAICAALNISLTSNSDCVEVAELQQQLLWLLYDLGHLKRYPMALGTLGELEEIHRTHPSISCEQLYREAIESARTHYRNHHVYPYTYQGNYYNRLLKYRDAFAAWANAADVIRLYTYQCRDDEEIYKELLDIANELIPYVMKTESSGHSARSILRDSEVFANLLRFYDGICQWEEDSLTPILHIGWAKPLVNNITKFDYDIRSQVVIKLPEDLEAEQAKAELARAEQEAKEAKDKESKEAAGSEALEGNNNRLVAKEEKSKNSELPTTLADLTAACGEKILNPDFLLQGGGQPFADQKQQPSGGESETAELHNNNNNSNSNNNNHNSDKKEAAATTTTATTTSNGSGTSGQLPASGEAQSQVQLNEQQGKPQHKEAKKEETSDDYDPFEIMLKRPVITLYSQKMKGLKDLLLAEKLNTHAISLQVTAQSVASRKVRGVEKQSATISATITAISSSSGDSVLSGVGGGGAVGGGSGSAVTGGASLASSSLGGDSIAASRPKRTRRE, from the exons ATGTCCACGATTACCAGAAGCGCTAGTGCGAGTCCCATGGCCCTGAACGGCGTCATCGATGCCAGCCTGTTCCCCCTGAAGTCCACGGCCGATGTTATCAATCTGTTCCGTCGCGCTCTAACCTCTGGCATCGAGCCCGATCTCACCCTGCTCTCCATCGTGGTTGGCTACATCGAGCTGTCCTTGACGACGGGAGAGGCTGCTGCGCATGCCGCTcaagccgccgccgccgctgtcgCAGCAGGTGACATTAGTCAGGCGACGACAG GTGGAAATGACATCATCATGGGCAACAGCGTCCCGTTTCCCGTTGTAACCCACGAACTGATCGCCGGCCTGTATAAGAAATTCCAGACGATCCTGTCGGTGGTCGAGAAACCCAAGCCCCACCGCCAGGCCACCCGAGAGGTGATCAAGAAGGTGTCGGATGTGATCTGGAACTCGCTGATCCGCAGCAGCTACAAGGATCGGGCGCACCTGCAAAACCTCTACAGCTATCTGTCCGGCAACAAGTTGGACTGCTTCGGCGTCGCTCTGGCTGTGGTGGCGGGATGTCAGTTGCTCGGCTACAAGGACGTGCGACTGGCCATTTCCGAGGATCATGCTTGGGTggtatttggccaaaagcgcgTGGAGACAATCGAGGTGACATGGCACGGCAAGGGGAGCGAGGATAAGCGGGGGCAGGATATTCGTCCCGGGATCGAATCCGGATCATGGCTCTACTTGG GTGGACTGGCGGTGGTTTGCGAGCGTGGCATGGAAGTGGCGGCCATCTGTGCCGCTCTGAATATTTCATTGACCTCGAACAGCGACTGCGTGGAGGTGGCAGagcttcagcagcagctgctgtggCTACTCTACGATTTGGGCCACCTCAAACGCTATCCGATGGCCCTGGGCACTCTCGGCGAACTGGAGGAGATTCATCGGACGCATCCGAGCATCAGTTGCGAGCAGTTATATCGCGAGGCCATTGAGTCGGCGAGGACTCACTACCGGAACCATCATGTGTATCCTTACACCTACCAGGGAAACTACTACAATCGATTGCTCAAGTACCGCGACGCATTTGCCGCATGGGCAAATGCGGCGGACGTTATTCGCTTGTATACGTACCAGTGTCGTGATGACGAGGAGATATACAAGGAGCTGTTGGACATTGCCAACGAGCTCATACCGTATGTGATGAAAACAGAGAGTTCAGGCCACTCAGCGAGAAGTATTCTCCGCGATTCTGAggtttttgccaatttgttgCGCTTCTACGACGGCATCTGCCAGTGGGAGGAGGATAGCTTGACTCCCATTCTGCATATTGGTTGGGCCAAGCCCTTGGTGAATAATATCACCAAGTTCGATTACGACATTCGGTCCCAGGTGGTCATCAAATTGCCCGAGGATCTGGAGGCGGAGCAGGCGAAGGCGGAACTCGCGAGGGCGGAGCAGGAAGCCAAGGAGGCTAAGGATAAGGAGTCGAAGGAAGCTGCAGGATCGGAGGCTTTGGAAGGCAATAACAACAGGCTTGTCGCCAAGGAAGAG aaatcgaaaaattcGGAGCTACCGACTACCTTGGCCGATTTGACCGCTGCCTGCGGCGAGAAGATTCTCAATCCGGACTTCCTGCTCCAGGGCGGAGGACAGCCGTTCGCCGATCAGAAGCAACAGCCTTCTGGCGGCGAATCCGAAACTGCAGAGCtccacaataacaacaataacagcaacagcaataacaacaaccacaattCGGACAAAAAGGAGGCCGCAGCCACCACAACTACGGCAACTACCACAAGCAATGGCAGCGGCACCTCTGGCCAGTTGCCCGCTTCTGGTGAAGCACAATCCCAAGTTCAACTAAATGAGCAACAGGGAAAACCACAGCACAAAGAAGCTAAAAAAGAGGAGACAAGCGACGACTACGATCCCTTCGAGATAATGCTCAAGCGGCCGGTCATCACCTTGTACAGCCAAAAGATGAAGGGCCTGAAGGATCTGCTGCTGGCCGAGAAGCTCAACACTCACGCCATCTCCCTCCAAGTCACCGCCCAGTCAGTGGCCTCGCGAAAGGTTCGGGGAGTGGAGAAACAATCGGCCACCATTTCGGCGACCATCACTGCAATCTCTTCCAGTTCCGGAGACAGTGTCCTGAGCGGAGTCGGTGGTGGAGGCGCTGTTGGAGGGGGCAGTGGTTCAGCAGTCACCGGTGGAGCGTCCTTGGCATCATCGTCCCTAGGAGGAGATTCTATAGCCGCCTCACGGCCAAAAAGAACGCGTCGCGAGTAA
- the LOC122611740 gene encoding LOW QUALITY PROTEIN: uncharacterized protein LOC122611740 (The sequence of the model RefSeq protein was modified relative to this genomic sequence to represent the inferred CDS: inserted 1 base in 1 codon), translated as MSNLEIIYWNPTVETHNHDLTSIKYHGSFAQKRPKSATNGEKCGSAQKRGGLHQELLSFVNHTLDCELRGLDDLKTGAVYCQLMHKLYPETIQXQKVRFFTSNRSDFEANFRFLNHSFEKLRVTRSLPINELILGHNHVDFCNWMYKFFEANDIGREYDAKKARKGSQIGLCKSYEIASFSTGSTNAMHKCQSMVFNYARNPARLERRNSLDIQVSRPGIFKNIQRKKQTNQPNPKSSQKKKISKTSQFLAESKNISLPSESEDELELSAQKRYLHNQIAKKLKNAKKVNGAPSNDPGIPKQYPQIHQLKCGNALCKSYEQETGELRSKLQDLQMDNEQLTRKLIYVEHTLSKYATKPSIAVCKINKRLQQSPNMVEVHPRRTSIDKDTQKVEGSAIGQMPPRNSKEFQTCMEFSSPGSEDTDVTRHALYSSCNSQSDMSKKSFKVQCKRCGCEANIKPSKCKTSTKVRH; from the exons ATGAGTAACTTGGAAATCATTTATTGGAATCCAACAGTGGAAACCCACAATCATG ATTTAACATCTATTAAGTACCATGGCAGTTTTGCCCAAAAGCGCCCAAAATCAGCCACCAATGGCGAAAAATGTGGTAGTGCGCAAAAGCGAGGTGGTCTCCATCAGGAACTGCTGAGCTTTGTGAACCACACCCTAGACTGTGAACTGCGGGGCCTGGATGATCTCAAAACAGGAGCAGTCTACTGCCAACTAATGCACAAACTCTACCCCGAGACGATCC TTCAAAAAGTAAGGTTCTTTACGAGCAACAGAAGCGACTTCGAGgcaaattttcgatttctgAACCATAGCTTTGAAAAACTACGAGTAACGCGGTCCTTGCCGATTAATGAGTTGATACTGGGACACAATCACGTGGACTTCTGCAACTGGATGTACAAGTTCTTTGAAGCGAACGACATTGGGAGGGAATACGATGCCAAAAAGGCGAGAAAAGGCTCGCAAATCGGGCTATGCAAAAGTTATGAGATAGCCTCCTTCTCAACTGGCAGCACGAATGCCATGCACAAGTGTCAGTCAATGGTCTTTAATTATGCTAGAAATCCTGCCAGGTTAGAAAGGCGAAATAGCCTAGATATTCAAGTGTCCAGACCGGgcatctttaaaaatattcagcGGAAAAAGCAAACCAATCAGCCAAATCCAAAATCATcgcagaaaaagaaaatctcAAAGACCTCGCAATTCCTCGCCGAAAGCAAGAACATTTCCCTGCCTTCGGAAAGCGAGGATGAGTTGGAACTTAGTGCCCAGAAACGCTATTTGCACAATCAGATAGCgaaaaaactcaaaaatgcaaagaaagtTAATGGCGCACCGTCTAATGACCCAGGAATTCCAAAACAGTATCCACAAATCCATCAATTAAAGTGTGGGAACGCCCTATGCAAGAGTTATGAGCAGGAAACTGGGGAGCTGCGATCCAAGCTACAAGACTTACAGATGGATAATGAACAGCTGACACGAAAGTTGATTTATGTGGAGCATACACTGTCCAAATACGCTACTAAACCATCGATTGCagtttgcaaaataaataaacggtTGCAGCAGAGTCCAAATATGGTAGAAGTGCATCCGCGTAGAACCTCAATAGATAAAGATACACAGAAAGTAGAAGGATCAGCCATTGGGCAAATGCCTCCTCGTAATAGCAAGGAATTCCAGACGTGCATGGAATTTTCATCTCCTGGCTCAGAGGATACAGATGTGACGAGGCATGCCCTTTATTCCAGTTGCAATTCCCAATCTGATATGTCTAAGAAAAGCTTTAAGGTGCAATGCAAAAGATGCGGTTGCGAGGCCAATATAAAACCCTCAAAATGTAAAACATCCACGAAAGTGCGCCACTGA